The Actinotalea sp. JY-7876 sequence CGCGCGAGCAGGCCCTGCAGGGCCGAGGCGACCGGCTCGGGGCTCTCGTTGCTCGTCATGTGGCCGGCGCCGGGGACGACGACGAGGCGCGCGTCAGCCAGGGCGTCGACCATGTGCTGGGCGGCGGCGACGGGCGAGAGCTCGTCCTCCTCCCCCACCACGACGACCGCCGGCCCGGCGTAGGCGCGCAGCGCCTGCGTGCGGTCCGGGCGCGCCGCCATGGCCTCCTGCGCCCAGGCCAGGCCGAGCGGACCCTGGTCGCGGGTCCAGCGCTCGAGCCGCTCGGACAGGTCGGGCCGCGTGACCCGGTTGGTGGCCCCGAGCAGCGTGGTGCGCATGCCCAGGACCCGGTCGACGCGCATCTCGGCGCGGACCTGCGCGGCGACCTCGAGGCGCGTGCGGCGGGCGGCGTCGTCGTCGGCGGTCGCCTTGGTGTCGATCAGGCCGAGGCCCGCCACGAGGTCGGGGTGGCGCTCCACCAGGGCCATCGCGACGTAGCCCCCGAGGGACAGACCGGCGACGACCGCGCGCTCGACGCCCTGCCCGCGCAGCGCCGCGGCGACGCCGTCGGCCATGACCTCGAGCGACGGCGCCGGGTCGGCGCCGAGCGCCTGCGCGACGTCCGGCCCGGACGGGGAGGCCCCGAAGCCGGGCAGGTCCACCGCGAGGACGGTCGGCTCGCCGGGCAGCAGGTCGGTCACGTCGTGCCACATCCGGTGGTCCAGCGGGAAGCCGTGCAGCAGCACGAGCGGGAGCCGCCCCGGTACCCCTCGGCGCAGCGCGTGGACCCGGGGCATGCCGTCCGTCGTCATGGTCTCGTCCTCCTGGTGGTGGTCAGCGGGTCTCGTCGTCGGAGTCGGCGGACTCGACGGGGCCGTCCCACGTGTCCGGCAGCGGCGGGTGGCCGGGGAGCACGTGCTGCACGATCTCGTCGAGCACTCGGCGGACCGCGGCCTCGCCCACCCACAGGTGGCGCGCCCCCTCGACGCCGATGACCTCGGCCTGGCGCACCGCGGCGAAGCGTCGGCGCGCCTCGTCGGGCCGCAGGTAGTCGTCGAGCTCCGGAACCAGCACGACGAGCGGCTTGCCGAACGCGTCCCAGGCGGCCAGGTGCTCGTCGGTCGCCCGGTGCAGCGGCGGAGACAGGAGCACGGCGCCCTCGATCGAGGGGTCCGCTCCGTGCATCAGCGCCAGCTCGGTGCCGAACGACCAGCCGACGAGCCACCGGTTCGGCAGGTCGTGGAACTCCGCGTACTCCATCGCGGCGACGACGTCGAAGTGCTCGCCCACGCCACCGTCGAACTCGCCCTGCGAGCGCCCGCGCGGGCTCGACGTGCCCCGCGTGTTGAAGCGCAGCACGGCGATGTCGGCGAGCGCGGGCAGCCGCCAGGCCGCCTTGCGCAGGATGTGGGAGTCCATGAAGCCGCCGTGCGTGGGCAGCGGGTGCAGCGTCACCAGCGTCGCGGCCGGCGGGCGGTCCAGCGGCAGCGCCAGCTCTCCGACCAGGGTCAGGCCGTCGCCGGTGTGCAGCTCGATGTCCTCGCGGCGTGCGGGCAGGACGCTGAGCGCGCGGATCGGCGCGGGGGTCTCGGTGCTCATCACGCCCGAGCCTATCGACGCGCGCGCGCCGGGGCGCGCGGCGTCCGCCCTCAGCCCCGCAGGAGCCTCTCGAGGACGCGGGCCACGCCGTCGTCGTCGTTCGACCCGCACACCTCGTGCACCGCTGCCAGCACGTCCGGGTGCGCGTTGGCGACGCCGAACGCGCGCCCGGCCCACCGCAGCATGGGCAGGTCGTTCGGCATGT is a genomic window containing:
- a CDS encoding alpha/beta fold hydrolase gives rise to the protein MTTDGMPRVHALRRGVPGRLPLVLLHGFPLDHRMWHDVTDLLPGEPTVLAVDLPGFGASPSGPDVAQALGADPAPSLEVMADGVAAALRGQGVERAVVAGLSLGGYVAMALVERHPDLVAGLGLIDTKATADDDAARRTRLEVAAQVRAEMRVDRVLGMRTTLLGATNRVTRPDLSERLERWTRDQGPLGLAWAQEAMAARPDRTQALRAYAGPAVVVVGEEDELSPVAAAQHMVDALADARLVVVPGAGHMTSNESPEPVASALQGLLARAQRADAAA
- a CDS encoding alpha/beta hydrolase, with amino-acid sequence MSTETPAPIRALSVLPARREDIELHTGDGLTLVGELALPLDRPPAATLVTLHPLPTHGGFMDSHILRKAAWRLPALADIAVLRFNTRGTSSPRGRSQGEFDGGVGEHFDVVAAMEYAEFHDLPNRWLVGWSFGTELALMHGADPSIEGAVLLSPPLHRATDEHLAAWDAFGKPLVVLVPELDDYLRPDEARRRFAAVRQAEVIGVEGARHLWVGEAAVRRVLDEIVQHVLPGHPPLPDTWDGPVESADSDDETR